aaccagGAGAACCGAAAAAAACCGGTAAACCAGCAAAAACTAGAATTATATGTTGCTATATATCGATGACTGGTTCCAAcattgaagacacgacaagaagtACCGGTAGGAACCGAAAGCTATAGAACTAGCAGTCCGGTTCGGTTCCTATTTTCCATCAAGTTCGGTTCCCAGGTCAGTTCATTTGCTCATCCCTATAAATAAGTGTTTTTAACTCAAAAAATAGCTTctttaaaccaaaaaaataacttcttttaaccaaataaaaaaaatcacaatCAATTAGGGCGGGAGCGGGGGTGGCGAGGCTGGAAATTACGGGGGTGGGGTGGGGGATTGTCCCGTTTGCCCCTGTTGACATCCTTATTAGGACATGTGTCGTTCTTCGTGTGTCACATGTCTTATAATATTTATCACTTTAAgtttcttttgttcatttttgcCTTCCTTTTGCCCATTTTTTCATCTTACTACTTATTTTTCATTATAGACGGCCACACTTCTTTTAATATTTTCCACTTTCAGTCCCGTTGACCATTTTGATCTTCCTTATGTTTCTTTTCCATCTACCGATTTGTGTTTCCATTTGGGTTTCGCATTGTCATCGTCATCCTTTGTGAATAAAAGGATACGGATACGCATTTTAATATTTTCCACTTTCAATCCCGTTGACCATTTTGATCTTCCTTATGTTTCTTTTCCATCTACCGATTTGTGTTTCCATTTGGGTTTCGCATTGTCATCGTCATCCTTTGTGAATAAAAGGATACGGATACGCATTTTAGTATTTTCCACTTTCAGTCCCGTTGACCATTTTGATCTTCCTTATGTTTCTTTTCCATCTACCGATTTGTGTTTCCATTTGGGTTTCGCATTGTCATCGTCATCCTTTGTGAATAAAAGGATACGGATACGCATTTCGGTTATATCGGTTCAAGTACAAGAACAGTCACAttaaaaaatacaatttttatttttatttggtaaAAAAAAAGTCTCCTCTTTCtaacatataaaaatcaaaacaaaaatgaTTATCAATGAAGTTGAAACTGAACTCCATTTTAACGCGCACACACGCTAGTCTACTCGTTAGGGACTCTGGTTTTTCAATCAGTTTACTTCGCAAATTCTAAAACAGAAACGCTTTCACACATGCATCTTCCTGGATTAATCATCACAAGATTCGTCAATAGTGTTCTTCGAGATGCAGCGACTTTGAGTTCGAGCAATTTCTGATATAATAATCCTGAACTTTGCTCGAATTTCATGTgtatataacaacaaaatccaACACAACTCGTTAGAAATCGGAGATCTGATCGAGATTCGTTTTCTTGGTGTGAAGAAAGTCTCAAAGACGCAAGCAacctgttcgatgaaatgcctcaatgaCAAAGGTACATAATCTTTAATACACCTCAAATTCATAAACGTGAATAAAACATGTAATCTAGTTTTGCCAATGAAAATAGATATGGACCCTTATAAAGAACTATATATATTTACATCAACATTATTTCAAAACATCGACACCTTAACATACTAGACAAATACAATCGTCATAAATCATGATAGTTCTATTCAACTTTCTTCTCCTTCATCTCCTTTGTTGGTGAGTTGACTTTGTCTTTGACTTTATCCATTAGATTCTGCACATTCTTCTTCATCGTACTGTAGAATTTCATACTCTGCATCTGCAACCTCTCCCCATGCTCCCTTATCTTATCATCATATTTCATCCAAATCACAGGCGCACTCATACCCACCATAGTTCCTGCACACAACTCCAACTCATATCATCATTATCTCACGACAATAAATCAAACAGTTGGTGGGCATAAGGTAAATAGCTACATACCTGTGTATAGAAGAGTAAGTAGGTCTGAACAACTGCCAATGACGGAAAGTAGCCACAGTCCAACAACCGCCGCCGCAAAAACATACCACTCGCTTTGAGCACCAACTTTAAACACCCACCTCATCGCCTCCTCGCCGGAAACCCTTATCCAGTTTGCAATTCCGGTGACTGTCTTCTCTGATATCCCTAGCCCCGACATACTCGGCTCCTCTCTGTGGAATAACCAATAGAATTATAAGTGGAAAATCCATGAACGccaagtgttcgatgaaatgaCTTACTTGTAAATGAGCTTATAAATATTAGCCCAAGTGAAAAGAGATGAAACAAGAAAGATGCCGATCCATGAAGCGACGGTGATGAAATTGAAGCCGTAAACTTCCATCACCACCCATAACACCGTCGCGGTGGCCACCACCCCTAAACTAACTCGCTTTTTCCTCCACATTATTACGTCTTTCATGGAGTAATTACCATGATCTTGATGCAATTCGTCTGTATTAATTAATTGATTAAATACGTgcgtggagagagagagagagagagagagagagagagagagagagagacctgtTGATGAATGAGAATGAGGGTGAGTTGTTGTTTCAGACATTTCCGATGATGAAGGAGGATCGTGTGTTGGTTCTGCCATTTTCGTAGATTGTTGGAGCGATTTCTGAGTTGTGTATCGTGGAGAAGGTAGAAGCTTTCTTCGGTTGTATTCTGAATGGAAGAGAGGCAGATGAAAAGGGAAGAACTAGAGTGCCTAGGTGTCATAGGAAGATAACACGTGGCAGACATAGGGTAATACGTGGAGGACATTCATGCACACCAACGATACTTCTTCTGATGATTTTATTCTTTTTCGTTCTTATCTTTCAAAATCGACGGGGCTCGCCGAGGTTTCATAGTGTAAACGGTTGGTTGGATTTGGAAAATTCACAAATCATAGCTAAAGagttatatacatataaataaataaatgaaaagaaaaaaaaacataatttaactaAGGTCTATTAAGGTTACATTTTCATGAACCAAGTATTTTAATATTTGAGTTTCGATCAATAATATATTCGAATAGTTTGAGCGCAAGCTGAGCTCGACTTAAAATAGATTAAATCGATTTCGAGTATTGAATGGATTCGATTTCGAGTATTGAATGGATTTCGAGTATCTAATGAGTCTATTACATTTAAATTGTTTGAACGATTATAAAGTTAAACTATGCGAGAAACTGCACATTACTTTACCCTAGTAAGGTCGGAAGGAGCCGGTGCGGGGAGGAGGCGTGGGGCGTTCCGCTCCGCCGAACACCGCATTGTGGCTGCGGGTAGCGCTGCGCGGGAAGAAGCCAAGGGGAAGGGTTGTCGTGTTCTAGCTCCACCGGTGATTGGATAGGaagatttaatttattattattattattattattattattattattttgaatacAACCGTTAAAAAGCTGTATCATTGAAAATGTAATTTCTTTTACCCCTCTACAACCTTTATAAATACCTATATCCATTTACCTCCAATCAATTTCTCtctattttcttcaaaaaaaaaaattccgaCAATCAAACCCCAACCTCcgatagaagaaaaaaaaaactcatgttTAGAGTTCAAGTACCCTTACTTGAAACATTTTTGATATCGATTCATCGTCACAAGGAGTTTATCGTCTCCAACTCGATACTCACATTCAATCTCCACTACAATTTTAATATCAAAATGTTAGATAATATTACCCGGTCCAAGTTCCAAATGTTACtccacaaatgttttcaaactttGGTGTTTATCCCGATCAACATTCACCAAATCAACCTCAAATCCAAACCTAActccaaacccaaacccaaactcAAACTCAAACCCAACAACAATTCCAACttgtcgatgagttggatgactaGGAAGAAGAGATGGTTAGCAAAACTCAACCCACACCATCCCCACAACGACGCAAAGGAACAACAACCGCACGAGGGTGTCACACAACCAGGAAGATAAAGGTTGATACTGTAACACCtgtaaaattcaagccaatttaacaccttttcaaacatccaaaagtCATTAGTTATTAcatatgttttcaaaatagtttaatattAGAGTATTCCAGAAACCGTAAGTCcaaaacacgaggatgtgtatggtcatgcCTTCGCTTTGCCAAGtcatctgaagcacctgaaacaataaactaaaaccataagcacaaaacttagtgagttcccccaaaatactcatacccacaacaatacacatataatcataaacaacatactaaggatccagtcaaccatcgggttggaataccctcggcccacaaccaacaggttggaatgccaacatattatgggtccaatcatcatcgggatggaataccccaggcccacaaccaacaggttgggatgcccacatactatgagtccaatcatcctcgggatggaatactcacggcccacaaccaacaggttagAATGCctaggtctattggctttcgcacaaagcagataagtctcaaccgccaaacaaatatgtgcacatatatataacagataatcacataacagtctatagacaacaacCGATCTACCGAATCataccacatagcacataataccatcctatctaccaggataccgatctaacagatcataccacatactatataatattatcctaccctttAGGATATCGATttaacatatcataacacataccacataatattatcctaccctctaggataccgatctaatagatcataccaACTTAACATAaccagataacaatccaaagggccgaccttgatgccttagacccttgagtatagtgatgataactcacctgacactgctgaagtcccgcagatgaAACTCCAACTGTTGGTTGATAGACTCCCAAACTACtaacatcaaacaacacccaattaataattgggttccaagcccaaggtctaactcacactccaaaggcccaaaagtcaagtaatgggccaaagcccaacatgtggcccaattttccaaattgggcccagacctctacatggtctttccttaaggcccattcAATCATTCTAGTCCAAACTCTTGGTATtcccatggctcaatatcacataatcataaaggcctcGACTATggtccatctatggcccaattttccaaattgggcctaacccctcatatgggccttaccctaaagcccatcaacATATTTTAGTCCATATGATCATTCTGGGATggtccattaataatccaattaccaAAGTCTAATGGAACGGCCCAatacaaagcccaagtgaaattaaggtctcacataaaatgacaattagagttaagtgtttctcacttaacccattaaggacttaatccattaagtccctcactttactaaataagtcatatggtgtgattgtgCTGAATACACGATTCCATTCTGATGGCCCAAATATGAGTCatgataagtccaagcccataatcctaaatttagggttttcacatgaaatgatgattagggttaagagtttcttacttaacccattaaggacttaatccattaagtccattatttccTTAAGTtagtttgccaatgattattatttaatatttcaagtgtGTATCCCGATCAATTTCCACAAGTTAGGGTTTTATGcccttagggttttccaaaccctaattagggttttccaacccaatactagttcattagtccattggttgggcttttaggtcacattgggccttattagcccattagggttccattaggcccactagggtttctttgggcccattagggttccatTGGTCCCACgttgtccaaacatcccccaaaCGAGGTTTAAACGCAATTAAACCACACCTCCACCCAACACGATAGCCGGTGGCGAcaagaggcggcagccaccaccttacggtggtggtttcaAGTTTTCTATTGATTACCGACACTATTACAAAAATACACAAATACACAAATACACACTCAcgtaaataacacacacacacacacacttacacacacacacacacacacaccgccGCACTGAGGCGGCATGTGGTGGTCGGAGGTGGCAGTGGGTTTTTTTTTCTTCGGATCTCTGGCCAATGGACACTCCGGCAGCCTTATACCATCACAGCACCCGAACATGAGCAACACAACCCGCACACCCATCCTATTTGCTCAGGAAAAATAAATCCAACTCCCACTTGCGGTGGGTAGCGGCGACAGCAGCCCAAGAAAACGGTAACAGTAGCGGCCATTGGCGGCGGATGGCATCAGGATGCAACAGTACTAGTAGCAACCGTGGCGGCTAGAGGCAATAACAGCGGCGACAAAACGAAataagagaggagagagagagatggtggcATCAGCTACGAGTCGGAAAAGAAATGGGAACGTTGGTTTTGCCGTCCGTGGTTTCACCGATCAACAGAACAACAGCGCAATCGGCGGTCTCGGTCTTCGACTGTGGTGGTCGCACCTGtggcaacccgaaatttattccgtcatttttaacccgtTTTTCCGTTAATAAGGCTCAttttatttaactgtccgttaacttctggactggttaattaatttgggactttttaaaTGACTTTATAAAGGTTGAgataaattagaaacaccctaaatttttcctttgaaaatttttagtttaaaccaagtcaaaatacgaccactaaatcgggtgcgatcaaaagccccgtttaacggcagtatcgggtagatttccactgagcctcaactcaagcccctatataaagggagagtaaacttcatttccaccctttttactctctctctctctctacactctctctctacaacttattgTCGAGCAAAaaacgtccgtttcgagccccaaacgagtaagcaatctaccctaacttgttgtatagcttaactaacatgcaaattcatgtttaaggAATCAATTAGGGGCAAGAGTAGGTGTTtaaggcccaagaacactcttggaccgtgaataccctaaatggggtttttaagccccaaaacccctccaaattgcccctaaggcttagatatgacttgtggaattacacattcggacttagaacaccttgaactaaaatttagtggagtaaacttgagtttactacccaagaacatgctcgggccgtaaactcctcttcatggggagtaaactcaagttcaAGTGTTAGAAATACCCTCAAACatctcctatggccttggaaaaatgttTAGAAGCAATCCCATTGATGTAAATGCTTTAAACATTAAATAaaaccaaggaaataggagtttacggccgtaaacccccctaggaaaggtctatgggccgtaaactcctaaaaagtgcccaaatgatgccctaaactccccatttgacttggaaaaatacataggattttattctctaccatttaagaccttaaaacacaaaagaaatgagcacatgagagcttacggccgtaaactccttgtttagggccgtaagcTCCCTAAAATGGTGCatttgaggccttaaaccctttataaatcctagatttgagcctagcataattccacaagtgatataagaccttttagcatcctagaacaccctcaccatgagtttacggccgtaaactcatggggagttagtcccagggccgtgaactctataaagagttaactcttgaagagtaaactccctatttaagccatacacacccttaaatgttacccaagacactccaagcacttaaccaaagtgttttccgcactttaggatgcgtatacgtaattaattagtattatatatactaattgtatgtaaacatatattatcatatgttaataggtcactaagtgtgttcaagtcttgacttgacaccgagcacccaaccggcaccttcgtcggatccacttacatcaggtgagtttataccccttaatgaacctttttaaatgtttttacatgttttaggggggggggggggggggggaatacaagttaaagatgccagttatcatatcaatcacatgtgattgataatacgcatgcacaaggatttattacactgtcaactgtttttaccaagtatgatactgtaaatggtctTCCAAAACATCTTTACTTGTACAAAGCTTTTCTCAAATTATTTCTCACGTTGTAGGTTTTACTTAAATTCCTGTTACGGCAGTATGTTAAACAAAGGATTCCTTTACccaaaatgttttatcaaagtttcattcaaaacttggttatgaaaggtttccaaagaatttctaaaggttttcaaacttattttataaaagaatactaagtcgtgattttcttaagtataaaggttttccaaagttttcacagAAGTTTACTTCCatgttttatactcctacttcgtTAGATTCTACTGCCTTGTTATagttctacttagttaaatgctactactttgttaacacttactttgtgatacacttttacttcacgatacgcttatacttcacgatacacttatacttcacgatacgcttctacttcacgatacgcttatacttcacgacacacttatacttcacgatacgcttctacttcacgatacgttcctacttgttaacacttataccttgtgaaacacttctactttgttaaACACTTAAatttcgttaaatgcttctacttagttaaatgtatgcctgtgcttgtataaGTTATATAGTGCTTGtataagttatataaataatgtttaaaggacttaggaagactagttcgccctatttccttttcttcgttgagatgtggtctggtgggatcggatgtccgtccgaaggtcgtttgatcattagttatatatattatgtatacaagcatagac
The genomic region above belongs to Lactuca sativa cultivar Salinas chromosome 4, Lsat_Salinas_v11, whole genome shotgun sequence and contains:
- the LOC111891485 gene encoding reticulon-like protein B13; protein product: MAEPTHDPPSSSEMSETTTHPHSHSSTDELHQDHGNYSMKDVIMWRKKRVSLGVVATATVLWVVMEVYGFNFITVASWIGIFLVSSLFTWANIYKLIYKEEPSMSGLGISEKTVTGIANWIRVSGEEAMRWVFKVGAQSEWYVFAAAVVGLWLLSVIGSCSDLLTLLYTGTMVGMSAPVIWMKYDDKIREHGERLQMQSMKFYSTMKKNVQNLMDKVKDKVNSPTKEMKEKKVE